One segment of Fuscovulum ytuae DNA contains the following:
- a CDS encoding aldo/keto reductase gives MERVTLGPITMSRLVYGMWRLGDDADTSAAHVQAKVEACLAQGITTMDQADIYGGYAAEALLGAALRAAPGLRDRIEIVTKCDIVAPVGRHAAARVKYYDTSAAHITASVETSLREMATDRIDLLLIHRPDPLMDHHETGRALDALVAGGKVRAVGVSNFRPWDTRLLQSAMSTPLVTNQIELSLTCRDAFTNGDLAFLQERGIAPMAWSPLGGGRLRAEARDGLAARLDAIGAEAGTDWTAVAVAWLLHHPARIIPVLGTNTLSRIAAISDALRVPMDRQTWFELLTLAQGHEVA, from the coding sequence ATGGAGCGGGTTACGCTGGGACCGATCACGATGTCGCGGCTGGTCTATGGCATGTGGCGGCTGGGTGATGATGCCGACACAAGCGCCGCCCATGTGCAGGCGAAGGTGGAGGCCTGTCTGGCGCAGGGCATCACCACGATGGATCAGGCCGATATCTATGGCGGCTACGCTGCCGAGGCCTTGCTGGGGGCTGCGCTGCGGGCGGCCCCCGGATTGCGCGACCGGATCGAGATCGTGACGAAATGCGATATCGTGGCCCCGGTTGGGCGGCATGCGGCGGCGCGGGTGAAGTATTACGATACCTCGGCGGCGCATATCACCGCATCGGTGGAAACCAGCCTGCGCGAGATGGCGACGGATCGGATTGACCTGTTGCTGATCCATCGCCCCGATCCATTGATGGACCATCACGAGACGGGCCGCGCGCTGGATGCGTTGGTGGCAGGGGGCAAGGTGCGGGCGGTCGGGGTTTCAAACTTTCGCCCATGGGATACGCGGCTGCTGCAATCGGCCATGTCGACCCCTTTGGTGACGAACCAGATCGAGTTGTCGCTGACCTGCCGGGACGCCTTTACCAATGGCGATCTGGCCTTTCTGCAAGAGCGGGGGATCGCGCCGATGGCGTGGAGCCCGCTTGGCGGCGGGCGGCTGAGGGCCGAGGCGCGGGATGGGCTGGCCGCGCGGCTGGATGCGATTGGGGCCGAGGCGGGCACGGATTGGACGGCGGTGGCGGTGGCGTGGCTGCTGCATCATCCGGCGCGGATCATTCCGGTTCTGGGGACCAACACCCTGTCGCGGATTGCGGCGATTTCGGATGCGTTGCGGGTGCCGATGGACCGCCAGACGTGGTTCGAGCTGCTGACGCTGGCGCAAGGGCATGAGGTGGCCTGA
- the dctP gene encoding TRAP transporter substrate-binding protein DctP, translating into MLKNTLRSVALAALLAGTAGAALAQDIMLRATANSNEQDEDYDGLVVFKNYVENASNGAIGVEIFMGTQLCAKGDECLAGVADGTIDIYISTSGGAAGLFPYIQVLDLPYLMSDDRVAEEVLTRTDFTAKLRAMALADSDDKIRLMTIGNTGGWRNYANTQRRVAAPGDLAGLKMRTVPADLPQTLATTLGASPTPIPWPELFTSLQTGVVEGTANGITDIMSMKFTDAGIKYLTLDGHSYMGAFWWMGNDRFKSLTPEQQQIVVDGFAALQQATFASPKRKEIQAYADFRAAGGEIYVPTAEEKAAFKAAVNPVFDWFKANVKGGPEVLDAFTAAVTSAEASVSAARAGDLN; encoded by the coding sequence ATGCTCAAGAACACCCTTCGGTCCGTGGCGCTTGCCGCGCTTTTGGCCGGAACGGCCGGGGCCGCGCTGGCGCAGGACATCATGCTGCGCGCCACCGCCAATTCCAACGAACAGGACGAGGATTACGACGGTCTGGTCGTGTTCAAGAACTATGTCGAGAACGCCTCGAATGGCGCGATCGGGGTGGAGATCTTCATGGGCACCCAACTGTGCGCCAAGGGGGATGAATGCCTTGCCGGGGTCGCGGATGGCACGATCGACATCTACATCTCGACCAGTGGCGGGGCGGCGGGGCTGTTCCCCTATATTCAGGTGCTGGACCTGCCCTATCTGATGAGCGATGACCGCGTGGCCGAAGAGGTGCTGACGCGCACCGATTTCACGGCAAAGCTGCGGGCGATGGCCTTGGCGGATTCGGACGACAAGATCCGGCTGATGACCATCGGCAATACGGGCGGCTGGCGGAACTATGCCAACACCCAGCGTCGCGTGGCGGCACCGGGCGATCTGGCGGGTCTGAAGATGCGCACCGTTCCTGCGGACCTGCCGCAGACGTTGGCCACCACGCTTGGGGCATCGCCGACGCCGATTCCGTGGCCGGAACTGTTCACCTCGCTTCAGACCGGGGTGGTGGAAGGTACGGCGAACGGGATCACCGACATCATGTCGATGAAGTTCACCGATGCGGGGATCAAATACCTGACGCTGGACGGGCACAGCTATATGGGCGCCTTCTGGTGGATGGGGAATGATCGGTTCAAGTCGCTGACCCCGGAGCAGCAGCAGATCGTTGTGGATGGCTTTGCCGCGCTGCAACAGGCGACCTTTGCCAGCCCGAAGCGCAAGGAAATTCAGGCCTATGCCGATTTCCGCGCGGCAGGGGGTGAGATCTATGTGCCCACCGCCGAGGAAAAGGCGGCCTTCAAGGCAGCTGTGAACCCGGTTTTTGACTGGTTCAAAGCCAATGTGAAGGGCGGGCCGGAGGTTCTGGACGCCTTCACGGCGGCGGTGACGAGCGCGGAAGCCTCGGTCAGCGCGGCACGGGCGGGCGACCTGAACTAA
- the leuD gene encoding 3-isopropylmalate dehydratase small subunit, which translates to MDKFTTLTGIAAPMPLVNIDTDMIIPKQFLKTIQRSGLGKNLFDEMRYTQDGQEIPDFVLNQPAYRKAEILVAGDNFGCGSSREHAPWALLDFGIRCVISTSFADIFFNNCFKNGILPIVLPQDQVDVLMADAKKGANARVTIDLEAQTVTTSDGQTFSFEVDPFRKHCLLNGLDDIGLTLEKAAAIDSFEQKAATLRPWA; encoded by the coding sequence ATGGACAAATTCACCACCCTCACCGGCATCGCGGCGCCCATGCCGCTGGTCAATATCGACACCGATATGATCATCCCGAAACAGTTCCTGAAGACGATCCAACGTTCGGGCCTTGGCAAGAACCTGTTCGATGAGATGCGCTATACGCAGGACGGGCAAGAAATCCCCGATTTCGTCCTGAACCAGCCCGCCTATCGCAAGGCCGAAATCCTTGTCGCGGGCGATAACTTCGGCTGCGGCTCGTCGCGCGAACACGCCCCTTGGGCGCTGCTCGACTTCGGCATCCGCTGCGTGATCTCCACCAGCTTTGCCGACATCTTCTTCAACAACTGCTTCAAGAACGGCATCCTGCCCATCGTCCTGCCGCAGGATCAGGTGGATGTGCTGATGGCCGATGCGAAAAAAGGCGCCAATGCCCGTGTCACCATCGACCTTGAGGCGCAGACAGTCACCACCTCGGATGGCCAGACCTTTTCTTTCGAGGTCGACCCCTTCCGCAAGCACTGCCTCTTGAACGGGCTGGATGACATCGGCCTGACGCTGGAAAAAGCCGCCGCAATCGACAGCTTTGAACAAAAAGCAGCGACCCTGCGCCCCTGGGCCTGA
- a CDS encoding flavin reductase family protein, with the protein MADGGMQGEAIVPDAGQARQYRDALGRFATGVTLVTVAGPAGPMGFVANSFASLSLDPPLVLWSLARASRRFAAFAGARHYAIHVLGQDQAGFPARFGREGVGFDGLDWRANAEGVPVLDGTLARFECAQDATHEGGDHLIIVGRVLRLTLEEGEPLVFAKGRFGRFDG; encoded by the coding sequence ATGGCGGATGGCGGCATGCAGGGCGAGGCGATCGTGCCGGATGCGGGGCAAGCGCGGCAGTACCGCGATGCGCTGGGCCGTTTTGCCACGGGGGTGACGCTGGTCACCGTCGCGGGGCCGGCGGGGCCGATGGGGTTTGTCGCCAACAGCTTTGCGAGCCTGTCGCTGGACCCGCCCTTGGTGCTGTGGTCGCTGGCGCGGGCGTCGCGGCGGTTTGCGGCCTTTGCCGGGGCGCGGCATTATGCGATCCATGTGCTCGGGCAGGATCAGGCGGGCTTTCCGGCGCGGTTCGGGCGCGAGGGCGTGGGGTTCGACGGGCTGGACTGGCGGGCGAATGCCGAGGGCGTTCCGGTTCTGGACGGCACGCTGGCGCGGTTTGAATGCGCGCAGGACGCCACGCATGAAGGCGGGGATCATCTGATCATCGTGGGCAGGGTCCTGCGATTGACCCTTGAGGAGGGGGAGCCGCTGGTTTTCGCGAAAGGCAGGTTCGGACGGTTTGACGGTTGA
- the leuB gene encoding 3-isopropylmalate dehydrogenase produces MANPSLLILAGDGIGPEVMAEVKKIIGWFGTKRGITFDVSEDLVGGCAYDKHGTPLHDDTMAKAQEVDAVLLGAVGGPQYDNLDFSVKPERGLLRLRKEMDLYSNLRPAQCFDALADFSSLKKEVVAGLDIVIVRELTSGVYFGEPRGIFTEGNERVGINTQRYTESEIARVARSAFELARRRNNKVCSMEKANVMESGILWRQVVQEVHDREYPDVQLSHMYADAGAMQLCRWPKQFDVIVTDNLFGDLLSDAAAMLTGSLGMLPSASLGAPMANGRPKALYEPVHGSAPDIAGQGKANPIACILSFAMALRYSFDLGDEAKRVEAAVEKVLADGVRTADLMGPEGGTPVSTSQMGDAILAALDASL; encoded by the coding sequence GTGGCCAACCCCTCCCTTCTCATCCTCGCCGGCGATGGAATCGGCCCCGAAGTCATGGCCGAGGTGAAAAAGATCATCGGCTGGTTCGGCACGAAACGCGGCATTACCTTCGACGTGTCTGAAGACCTCGTCGGCGGCTGCGCCTATGACAAGCACGGCACCCCCCTGCACGATGACACCATGGCCAAGGCGCAGGAAGTGGACGCCGTCCTCCTCGGTGCCGTCGGCGGCCCGCAATATGACAATCTCGACTTCTCGGTGAAACCCGAACGCGGCCTTCTGCGCCTGCGCAAGGAGATGGACCTTTATTCCAACCTCCGCCCCGCCCAATGCTTTGACGCGCTGGCCGATTTCTCTTCGCTGAAGAAAGAGGTGGTGGCTGGCCTCGACATCGTCATCGTCCGCGAACTCACCTCCGGTGTCTATTTCGGCGAACCCCGCGGCATCTTCACCGAAGGCAATGAACGCGTCGGCATCAACACCCAGCGCTACACGGAATCCGAAATCGCCCGCGTCGCGCGCTCGGCCTTCGAACTCGCCCGCCGCCGCAACAACAAGGTCTGCTCGATGGAGAAGGCCAATGTCATGGAATCCGGCATCCTCTGGCGTCAGGTGGTGCAAGAGGTGCATGACCGCGAATATCCCGACGTGCAACTGTCGCACATGTATGCCGATGCCGGCGCCATGCAGCTGTGCCGCTGGCCCAAGCAGTTTGACGTGATCGTCACGGATAACCTTTTTGGCGACCTTCTGTCGGATGCCGCCGCGATGCTGACTGGCTCGCTCGGCATGCTGCCCTCGGCCAGCCTCGGCGCGCCGATGGCCAATGGCCGCCCCAAGGCGCTTTACGAACCCGTCCACGGGTCGGCCCCCGATATCGCGGGCCAAGGCAAGGCCAACCCCATCGCCTGCATCCTCTCCTTCGCCATGGCGCTGCGCTACAGCTTTGATCTGGGGGATGAGGCAAAGCGCGTGGAGGCCGCGGTTGAAAAGGTGCTCGCCGATGGCGTCCGCACCGCCGATCTGATGGGCCCCGAAGGCGGCACCCCCGTCTCGACCAGCCAGATGGGCGACGCGATCCTCGCCGCGCTGGACGCCTCGCTCTGA
- a CDS encoding LLM class flavin-dependent oxidoreductase, giving the protein MSVVPITSPDLDACEVSWFGALCSDDYQFLGVPDGDLRSSWAHCSDIVKRAEGHGFRNILCPSSYQVGQDTLSFVAGCAPITERINFLAAIRCGEMQPVMLARTVATLDHMLQGRLTLNVISSDFPGEVADSAYRYRRSHEVVEILRQAWTQDHIEYHGDIYHISKITSDPARPYQQNGGPLLYFGGYSPDALELCGAQCDVYLMWPETKEMLAKRMQDVHAHAERHGRTLDYGLRVHMIVRDTEAEARDYADYIVSKLDDEYGKLIRDRAHDSISLGVAHQARARELADQFGYVEPHLWTGIGRARSGCGAALVGSVDQVCSKIEEYRAMGIRAFIFSGYPHLDECDHFGTKVMPELKTCSLPHAYGRVPATTPATPLGNGVRR; this is encoded by the coding sequence ATGTCCGTCGTTCCGATCACCTCGCCCGATCTGGATGCGTGTGAGGTCAGCTGGTTCGGGGCCCTGTGTTCGGATGATTACCAGTTCCTTGGTGTGCCGGATGGCGATCTGCGGTCAAGCTGGGCGCATTGTTCGGACATCGTGAAACGGGCCGAGGGGCATGGGTTCCGCAATATCCTGTGCCCGTCCTCTTATCAGGTGGGGCAAGATACGCTGTCTTTCGTGGCGGGCTGTGCACCGATCACGGAGCGGATCAATTTCCTCGCGGCCATCCGTTGTGGCGAGATGCAGCCCGTGATGCTGGCGCGGACGGTGGCGACGCTGGATCACATGTTGCAGGGACGGCTGACGTTGAACGTCATCTCGTCGGATTTTCCGGGCGAGGTGGCCGACAGCGCCTATCGCTATCGTCGCAGCCATGAGGTGGTGGAGATTCTGCGTCAGGCATGGACGCAGGACCATATCGAATATCATGGTGATATTTATCATATCTCCAAGATCACGTCGGACCCGGCGCGGCCGTATCAGCAGAATGGCGGGCCGCTTTTGTATTTCGGGGGCTATTCGCCCGATGCGTTGGAACTGTGCGGGGCGCAATGCGACGTCTATCTGATGTGGCCGGAGACGAAAGAGATGCTGGCCAAGCGGATGCAGGATGTGCATGCGCATGCCGAGCGGCATGGCCGGACGCTGGATTACGGGCTGCGGGTGCATATGATCGTGCGGGATACCGAGGCCGAGGCACGGGATTATGCCGATTACATCGTGTCCAAGCTGGATGACGAATATGGCAAGCTGATCCGCGACCGGGCGCATGATTCCATCAGCCTTGGCGTGGCGCATCAGGCGCGGGCGCGCGAATTGGCCGATCAGTTCGGCTATGTGGAGCCACATCTGTGGACGGGGATCGGGCGCGCGCGGTCGGGCTGTGGCGCGGCGCTGGTGGGATCGGTCGATCAGGTTTGTTCGAAGATCGAGGAATATCGGGCCATGGGGATACGGGCCTTCATTTTTTCGGGCTATCCGCATCTGGATGAATGCGATCATTTTGGGACCAAGGTGATGCCGGAGTTGAAGACCTGTTCGCTGCCCCATGCCTATGGAAGGGTGCCTGCAACGACCCCGGCAACCCCCCTTGGAAATGGAGTGCGTCGGTGA
- a CDS encoding DMT family transporter codes for MTSSHSNLKGAALSLAAFGIYATHDVVVKYLGSSFSAVQIIFFSGLLSFPLLSVMLMGDRRDENLVPRHPWWSLLRAVCAVISGVLAFYAFSTLPLAQCYAIFFSMPLLITVLAIPMLGERVGIHRGAAVVVGLIGVLVVLRPGQADLELGHLAALAAAVSASLGSVIVRKIGKEERSAVLMLYPMLGNVLAMGAALPFVYEPMQITDLGLMGIIALFSFLAGLLVIKAYRTAPAVIVAPMQYSQILWAALYGTLLFDESINRFTAIGSAIIIASGIYIVLREGTPSVSGNRPVLSTRSRAETATMPRVSVMMRRMGIPERQD; via the coding sequence ATGACCAGCTCGCACTCCAACCTCAAGGGCGCCGCGCTGTCGCTGGCGGCCTTTGGCATCTACGCCACCCATGACGTCGTGGTGAAATATCTCGGCAGCAGCTTCTCGGCCGTTCAGATCATCTTCTTCTCCGGCCTTCTGTCCTTCCCCCTTCTCTCCGTCATGCTGATGGGCGACCGGCGCGACGAAAACCTCGTCCCCCGCCATCCATGGTGGAGCCTGCTGCGCGCCGTCTGTGCCGTCATCAGCGGGGTGCTCGCCTTTTACGCCTTCTCCACCCTCCCGCTCGCCCAGTGCTACGCAATCTTCTTTTCCATGCCGCTGCTCATCACCGTTCTGGCCATTCCGATGCTGGGCGAACGCGTCGGCATCCATCGCGGCGCGGCGGTGGTCGTCGGGCTGATCGGCGTTCTCGTCGTGCTCCGCCCCGGTCAGGCCGACCTTGAACTTGGCCATCTCGCGGCGCTGGCCGCCGCCGTCTCGGCCTCGCTCGGCTCCGTCATCGTGCGCAAGATCGGCAAAGAGGAACGCTCCGCCGTCCTCATGCTTTACCCGATGCTCGGCAACGTGCTGGCGATGGGTGCGGCACTCCCGTTTGTCTATGAACCGATGCAGATCACCGATCTCGGCCTCATGGGGATCATCGCGCTCTTTTCCTTCCTCGCGGGCCTTCTCGTGATCAAGGCCTATCGCACCGCGCCCGCCGTCATCGTCGCGCCCATGCAATATTCCCAAATCCTCTGGGCCGCCCTGTACGGCACGCTTCTCTTCGACGAATCGATCAACCGCTTCACCGCCATCGGCTCCGCCATCATCATCGCCTCCGGCATCTACATCGTCCTGCGCGAAGGCACGCCCTCGGTCTCTGGCAACCGCCCCGTCCTTTCCACCCGCAGCCGCGCCGAAACCGCCACCATGCCGCGCGTCAGTGTCATGATGCGCCGCATGGGCATTCCCGAAAGGCAGGATTGA
- a CDS encoding endonuclease/exonuclease/phosphatase family protein, with product MGLERPGPGLLLQDISRGKDPAIAAAVAVLIRLDADILVLTGVDYDPNLLALTAFAQRLAEAGLPYPHLHAPRPNSGQPTGHDVDGNGTTHDPADAQGWGRFPGAGGTAILSRLPLMTDRATDHSTYLWRDLPGHLMPPITPALAAIQRLSSHSHLELPVALPDGLPLTLLIWHATPPVFDGPEDRNGRRNHDEAAFWLHLLDGTLPTPPPTQPFLLIGDANLDPADGDGRPAALAALLAHPMLQDPAPRGSHGRTEPTQKGDPDLDTVFYPRLGGLRLDYILPSRDLAVTASGVLWPPAGDPFAGTLATASRHYPVWVDITPPAAPNPLPP from the coding sequence ATCGGGCTGGAACGGCCCGGCCCCGGCCTTCTGTTGCAGGATATCTCCCGTGGGAAAGACCCCGCCATCGCCGCCGCTGTCGCGGTGCTGATCCGGCTCGATGCCGATATCCTTGTGCTGACCGGAGTGGATTACGATCCCAATCTTCTGGCCCTCACCGCCTTCGCGCAACGTCTGGCCGAAGCTGGGCTTCCCTACCCCCATCTGCATGCCCCCCGCCCCAATAGCGGCCAACCCACAGGCCATGATGTTGACGGCAACGGCACCACCCATGATCCCGCCGATGCGCAAGGCTGGGGCCGCTTTCCCGGCGCAGGCGGCACCGCCATCCTGTCGCGCCTGCCCCTGATGACAGATCGCGCCACCGATCATTCCACCTACCTCTGGCGCGATCTGCCGGGCCACCTGATGCCGCCCATCACCCCCGCCCTCGCCGCGATCCAGCGCCTGTCCTCCCATAGCCACCTTGAACTGCCCGTCGCCCTGCCCGATGGCCTGCCCCTCACGCTGCTCATATGGCACGCCACCCCGCCCGTCTTCGACGGCCCCGAAGACCGCAATGGCCGACGCAACCATGATGAGGCGGCCTTCTGGCTGCACCTCCTTGATGGCACCCTGCCCACCCCGCCCCCGACACAACCCTTCCTCCTGATCGGCGATGCCAATCTCGACCCGGCCGATGGCGATGGCCGCCCCGCAGCGCTGGCCGCCCTGCTCGCCCATCCGATGCTGCAAGACCCCGCCCCCCGTGGCAGCCATGGCCGGACGGAACCCACCCAGAAAGGCGACCCCGACCTTGATACCGTCTTCTACCCCCGTCTCGGCGGCCTCAGGCTCGACTACATCCTGCCCTCGCGCGATCTGGCGGTCACCGCTTCGGGCGTCCTCTGGCCGCCCGCAGGTGATCCCTTCGCCGGAACCCTCGCCACCGCCTCGCGCCACTACCCTGTCTGGGTCGACATCACGCCACCCGCAGCCCCCAATCCTTTGCCGCCTTGA
- a CDS encoding TRAP transporter small permease, giving the protein MAALLAICNGLSRLNAAVLTLGRWLGAAFLGVMVIAILVQVFFRYVLDNALPWPEELARFLMLWATGLMIGTAYRRGGFVSIDMLSRLLPRGIAALLGLILTGVAMVVLLKAAAIGWAEVTGFGGRAEMDTLRVPVSLGFDVWMKLPKSTMMASLLVGIWLLIAVNLELLLRQILSLAGRGDALLPIADAVSLGAE; this is encoded by the coding sequence GTGGCGGCATTATTGGCCATCTGCAACGGCCTAAGCAGGTTGAACGCTGCTGTGTTGACGCTTGGCCGCTGGCTGGGCGCTGCTTTCCTTGGCGTGATGGTCATTGCCATTCTGGTGCAGGTCTTCTTCCGCTATGTCCTTGATAATGCGCTGCCTTGGCCAGAAGAGTTGGCGCGGTTTCTGATGCTGTGGGCCACGGGGTTGATGATCGGGACGGCCTATCGCAGGGGGGGCTTTGTTTCCATCGACATGCTGTCACGGTTGCTGCCTCGGGGGATCGCCGCTTTGCTTGGGTTGATCCTGACGGGCGTTGCGATGGTGGTTCTTTTGAAGGCGGCGGCGATTGGCTGGGCCGAGGTGACGGGCTTTGGCGGGCGGGCGGAAATGGATACGCTGCGGGTGCCGGTCAGCCTTGGCTTCGATGTTTGGATGAAGCTGCCGAAGTCCACGATGATGGCGTCTTTGCTGGTCGGCATCTGGCTGCTGATCGCTGTCAATCTGGAGCTTTTGCTGCGGCAAATCCTTTCCTTGGCGGGCCGCGGTGACGCATTGCTGCCCATTGCCGACGCGGTCAGTCTGGGGGCGGAGTGA
- a CDS encoding TRAP transporter large permease translates to MLSLFLPLFLVLLLIGLPVFFGLIFAPAVLLWMNGQERDIVLLYRNVYNGMDSFPLMAIPFFMIAGEVMNRSNITLRLVEFSQAMMGHLRGGLAHVNVLSSMLFAGLSGSAVADVSALGSMLIPAMERQGYTRRFAAAITAASSIIGPIIPPSGIMIIYAYVMGESVAALFLAGIVPGILIGGGLMLCIHFLADRYDLPARTQKASWGTRGKASLNAIWPLLTPVIILGGILGGIFTPTEAAAVAVGYSVLIGLFVLRTLKLSDLSGILIRAGLTSAVVLLLVGAAMAFKTVAALAHTPEILAGFILSLSDNPLILLFLINILLFIVGMFLDAGPAIIILGPILGPIFTALGVDSVHFAIIMAVNLTVGLLTPPMGLVLFVTSVVSGLRVETVAKATLPFLAVEVLVIFLITYFPAICLTIPRFFGFVN, encoded by the coding sequence ATGCTGAGCCTGTTCCTGCCGCTTTTCCTTGTTCTGTTGCTGATTGGCCTGCCGGTCTTTTTCGGGCTGATCTTCGCGCCTGCGGTGCTGCTGTGGATGAACGGGCAGGAGCGCGACATCGTCCTTTTGTACCGCAATGTCTATAACGGGATGGACAGCTTTCCGTTGATGGCGATCCCGTTCTTCATGATCGCGGGCGAGGTGATGAACCGGTCCAACATCACCCTTCGGCTGGTCGAGTTCAGTCAGGCGATGATGGGCCATTTGCGCGGCGGGTTGGCGCATGTGAATGTGCTGTCCTCGATGCTGTTTGCGGGGCTGTCGGGGTCTGCGGTGGCGGATGTATCGGCGCTTGGGTCGATGCTGATCCCCGCGATGGAACGGCAGGGCTATACCCGACGCTTTGCCGCCGCGATCACCGCCGCATCGTCGATCATCGGGCCGATCATCCCGCCTTCGGGCATCATGATCATCTACGCCTATGTCATGGGCGAGAGTGTGGCCGCGCTGTTCTTGGCGGGGATTGTTCCGGGCATCCTCATCGGCGGCGGTCTGATGCTGTGCATCCATTTCTTGGCCGACAGATACGACCTGCCTGCACGGACGCAGAAGGCCAGTTGGGGAACGCGTGGCAAGGCCAGCCTGAACGCCATTTGGCCGTTACTGACGCCCGTCATCATTCTGGGGGGCATTCTGGGCGGGATTTTCACCCCGACCGAGGCCGCGGCTGTGGCGGTGGGCTATTCCGTTCTGATCGGTCTGTTCGTGCTGCGGACGCTAAAGCTTTCCGACCTGTCCGGCATTCTGATCCGGGCGGGCCTGACCTCGGCCGTTGTGCTGTTGTTGGTGGGGGCGGCGATGGCCTTCAAGACGGTTGCGGCGCTTGCCCATACACCGGAAATCCTTGCCGGTTTCATCCTGTCGCTGTCGGACAATCCGCTGATCCTGCTGTTCCTGATCAACATCCTGCTGTTCATCGTGGGGATGTTTCTGGACGCAGGTCCCGCCATCATCATCCTCGGGCCGATCCTGGGGCCGATCTTCACCGCACTGGGTGTTGATTCCGTGCATTTCGCCATCATCATGGCGGTCAACCTGACGGTTGGCCTGTTGACGCCGCCGATGGGGCTTGTGCTGTTCGTCACCTCTGTTGTGTCGGGGCTGAGGGTCGAGACCGTTGCCAAAGCGACCCTGCCATTTCTGGCGGTGGAGGTTCTGGTGATCTTCCTGATCACCTACTTCCCCGCAATCTGCCTGACGATCCCGCGCTTTTTCGGGTTCGTGAACTAA
- a CDS encoding GntR family transcriptional regulator translates to MAHPGSLPLYQQIAELLIRDIASGRLIDGERLPPERDMAASLGIAVGTLRQALKSLTEKGLLERVQGSGNYIRARADAASVYALFRLERIEGGGLPTARVLSVDRVPKSPALPPFGRHAEGHRIRRLRFLSGTVAAVEEIWLDAAEVDRIAPADLLESLYLFYRQRLGIWIARAEDSIGQGPLPDWAPPDFPHAPGTPLPLITRVSWAQDGRSVEASLTWYDPDTMRYVARLR, encoded by the coding sequence ATGGCCCACCCCGGATCGCTGCCGCTTTATCAGCAGATCGCCGAACTCCTGATCCGCGATATCGCCTCGGGCCGCCTGATCGACGGCGAAAGGCTTCCCCCCGAACGCGATATGGCGGCGTCTCTTGGCATCGCGGTTGGCACGCTCCGGCAAGCACTTAAATCCCTGACGGAAAAGGGGCTGCTGGAACGCGTGCAAGGATCGGGCAACTATATCCGCGCGCGGGCCGATGCGGCCTCGGTCTATGCGCTCTTCCGGCTAGAGCGGATCGAAGGCGGCGGCCTTCCCACCGCCCGCGTCCTTTCCGTGGACCGCGTGCCGAAATCCCCTGCCCTGCCGCCCTTTGGCCGCCACGCCGAAGGTCACCGCATCCGCCGCCTCCGCTTCCTCTCCGGCACCGTCGCCGCGGTCGAGGAGATTTGGCTCGACGCCGCCGAGGTGGACCGCATCGCCCCGGCCGACCTGCTTGAATCCCTCTACCTCTTCTACCGTCAGCGTCTGGGCATCTGGATCGCCCGCGCCGAAGACAGCATCGGCCAAGGCCCCCTCCCCGATTGGGCCCCGCCCGACTTTCCCCATGCCCCCGGCACTCCGCTTCCCCTCATCACGCGGGTCAGCTGGGCGCAGGACGGCCGCTCGGTCGAAGCCTCGCTCACCTGGTACGACCCCGACACCATGCGCTATGTCGCGCGCCTCAGATAG